In Caretta caretta isolate rCarCar2 chromosome 4, rCarCar1.hap1, whole genome shotgun sequence, one genomic interval encodes:
- the LOC125635159 gene encoding C-type lectin domain family 4 member F: MERENIYENLEVMEAAPQPKGNPTETSVPWWRGPGRIVIAVLLLVTLMALASSLLAVTLLYFRAQSKLQAVEEAVQKLQVSLRPDNASDTSAKESDSLQLLDEALAGVRMLKDQLGHVSAAYGEIQTRLDNVSAAQAAGQGRCSYVLTKLSRGWRFYGGNFYYFSQEKKPWDEAERFCVSQDSHLTSVSSQAEQEFLSSESKGESHWIGLTDRGTEGSWRWVDGTEFRADASRGFWEENQPDNWHQETGGREDCVEIRPRWNDANCTLLSRWICKQAHGQAGL; this comes from the exons ATGGAGAGGGAGAATATCTATGAGAACCTGGAGGTGATGGAAGCTGCTCCCCAGCCAAAAG GAAATCCTACCGAGACATCGGTCCCTTGGTGGCGCGGGCCGGGGCGGATCGTCATTGCTGTCCTTCTGCTCGTGACGCTTATGGCCCTGGCCAGCTCCCTCCTTGCTGTGACGCTTCTAT ATTTCCGGGCACAGAGCAAGCTGCAAGCGGTTGAAGAAGCGGTGCAGAAGCTCCAAGTCTCTCTGCGGCCTGACAACGCCTCGGATACGTCAGCAAAGGAATCGGACA GTCTGCAGCTCCTGGATGAAGCGCTGGCAGGAGTCCGGATGCTGAAAGACCAGCTGGGTCACGTCAGTGCAGCGTATGGAGAAATCCAGACCCGTCTGGACAACGTCAGCGCAGCGCAAGCAGCAGGGCAAGGTCGCTGCA GTTATGTGCTGACAAAGCTCTCCAGAGGCTGGAGGTTTTATGGTGGGAACTTCTATTACTTTTCACAAGAAAAAAAGCCGTGGGACGAGGCCGAGCGGTTCTGTGTGTCTCAGGACTCGCACCTGACCTCTGTCTCCTCCCAGGCGGAACAG GAGTTTCTCTCCAGCGAGAGCAAGGGAGAAAGTCACTGGATTGGACTCACCGACCGGGGGACAGAAGGCAGCTGGCGCTGGGTGGATGGCACAGAATTCAGAGCAGACGCAAGCAGGGG GTTCTGGGAGGAGAATCAGCCAGACAACTGGCATCAGGAGACAGGAGGCAGAGAAGACTGCGTGGAGATCCGCCCAAGGTGGAATGATGCCAACTGCACTCTGCTTTCTAGGTGGATTTGTAAGCAGGCCCATGGACAGGCTGGGCTGTGA